A single genomic interval of Clostridium cylindrosporum DSM 605 harbors:
- a CDS encoding recombinase family protein yields the protein MKKAALYIRVSTHHQLDKDSLPFQRQELINYSKYVLGIDEHEIFEDAGYSAKNTIRPAYQNMMSRIRLGEFSHLVVWKIDRVSRNLLDFSDMYQELKNYNVSFISKNEQFDTSNAIGEAMLKIILVFAELERQMTSERVSKVMLDRATKGLWNGAPCPLGYKWDEDRKFPVIDKDEAIVINHIYNVYEETESTVKVMHFLNSNSYKTKRGGKWTTKVIADILRNPFYKGTYRYNYRQSARGKIKKQEDWILVDNNHESIISAEQWEKCNKIMDKNAQRNVAFYRGKPNIHVLAGLIKCGECASSYSSKLDRARENGYRPSTYICLNRNNGLGCKAKILNEMGLGSFIFNYIANIVNVTKSIKNQISINEFEKLLLKGNIFSDVVGLDPKSLEAIYYKYLFSYNSNTIKYSSKKHIVIKKDTSELEYEKNKLIRALERLEELYLFSDNSMSQKKYIVKTRELEDKIKAIDDKISESKVESLGGVNDIEFLKKSSYFIMMNEISNRSADIEYRELDMRINKETLREFILTIIEKIIVKNDRIDSILFKDGLEHKFIYKSYQ from the coding sequence TTGAAAAAGGCTGCTCTTTATATAAGAGTATCTACTCATCATCAGTTAGATAAGGATTCTCTTCCATTTCAACGTCAGGAACTTATAAACTACTCAAAGTATGTATTAGGTATAGATGAACATGAAATCTTCGAAGACGCTGGTTATAGTGCTAAGAATACTATAAGACCTGCATATCAGAACATGATGTCTAGAATAAGACTTGGGGAGTTTTCCCACCTTGTTGTTTGGAAGATAGATAGAGTATCTCGTAATCTTTTAGACTTCTCTGATATGTACCAGGAACTTAAAAACTATAATGTAAGTTTTATAAGTAAAAATGAACAATTTGATACATCAAATGCTATAGGTGAAGCAATGCTTAAAATTATCCTGGTATTTGCTGAGCTTGAAAGACAAATGACATCTGAGCGTGTGTCCAAGGTAATGCTGGACAGAGCAACTAAAGGCTTATGGAATGGTGCCCCATGCCCCTTAGGCTATAAGTGGGATGAAGATAGGAAGTTTCCTGTGATAGATAAAGATGAAGCTATAGTAATAAATCATATTTATAATGTGTATGAAGAAACTGAAAGTACAGTTAAAGTAATGCACTTTCTCAATTCAAATAGCTATAAAACTAAAAGAGGTGGTAAATGGACTACTAAAGTTATAGCTGATATACTTCGCAATCCATTTTACAAAGGAACTTATAGATATAACTATAGACAATCTGCTAGGGGGAAAATAAAAAAACAAGAGGATTGGATTCTAGTTGATAATAATCATGAATCTATTATATCAGCTGAACAATGGGAGAAGTGTAATAAAATCATGGATAAGAATGCTCAAAGGAATGTAGCTTTTTATCGTGGTAAACCTAATATTCATGTATTAGCTGGCCTTATAAAGTGTGGAGAATGTGCTTCTAGCTACTCTTCTAAATTAGATAGAGCTAGAGAAAATGGTTATAGACCTTCCACATATATATGTTTAAATAGAAATAATGGCCTTGGATGTAAAGCAAAAATACTAAATGAGATGGGCTTAGGATCATTTATATTTAACTATATAGCCAATATAGTTAATGTTACTAAGTCGATTAAAAATCAGATAAGTATCAATGAATTTGAAAAATTATTGCTTAAAGGAAATATCTTTTCAGATGTAGTTGGACTAGATCCTAAGTCACTTGAAGCAATTTATTATAAGTACTTATTTTCCTACAATTCTAATACTATTAAGTATTCTTCAAAGAAACACATTGTTATTAAGAAAGATACATCTGAACTTGAATATGAAAAGAACAAGTTAATTCGAGCATTAGAAAGACTTGAAGAATTATATTTATTCTCAGATAACTCTATGAGCCAAAAGAAGTATATAGTAAAGACTAGGGAACTTGAAGATAAAATAAAAGCTATAGATGATAAAATAAGTGAAAGTAAGGTTGAATCTTTAGGTGGTGTAAATGATATAGAATTTCTAAAAAAATCAAGCTACTTCATAATGATGAATGAAATATCTAATCGAAGTGCTGATATAGAATATAGAGAGTTAGATATGAGAATAAATAAGGAAACTCTAAGGGAGTTTATATTAACAATAATAGAAAAGATAATAGTAAAAAATGATAGAATTGACTCTATCTTATTCAAAGATGGATTAGAACATAAATTTATATATAAGAGCTACCAGTAA
- a CDS encoding DEAD/DEAH box helicase: MAFTYDPNYFISSIPNIYGNDEIRLPQIEAYKKIKDYFDSEYKNRNSLVVLPTGVGKTGVIALSPFGICKKRTLIITPGTTIRDGILKNMSQENPNNFWYKRKVFSYGFPLPNVIEYEGKNTPEEVLQVSNIVVLNVHKLQERLDSSLTNKVDPDFFDFIIIDEAHHSTAETWVNCLEYFKNAKVLKLTGTPFRTDGVKIAGELIYKYPLSRAMHNNYVKSLQNIKYVPGDLKLTIDNDSSKEYSVDEILNLGLRDQDWITRSVAYSQECSEKIVDASIEALNEKLATSNDIPHKIIAIACSITHAQQIASLYENKGIKTAVIYSGLPSETKDEIFKSIDNHRVQAVVNVAMLGEGYDHEYLSVAAIFRPFRSELPYVQFIGRVLRFIHEGNENDNIAKIISHEHLYLDKLWEKYKKEINESEVIKNLKEYDEILDTDFGDDDDAGLPKDPTSTLEVGKVIESNSHTLYVDSYLDTELIRRSKKADDELNEKIKLLVEQFNLTEDQARAFAAQAQNANQNLNRPDLIVKNKKKDLDLVIREELVPNLIVKYEIDQRGTDLRNCALFTGKLWYLKNKAKDNIAMLAMYYNAYLRNEIGLPRAKWQDDDINRAFDLLPNLNNFVEGVLSTYYNKQ, encoded by the coding sequence ATGGCTTTTACATACGATCCAAACTATTTTATCTCATCAATTCCTAATATATATGGTAATGATGAAATAAGACTTCCTCAAATAGAAGCTTATAAAAAAATTAAAGATTATTTTGATAGTGAATATAAAAATAGAAATTCATTAGTAGTATTACCTACAGGTGTTGGAAAAACAGGTGTAATTGCCCTTTCACCATTCGGAATATGTAAAAAAAGAACTCTTATCATCACACCTGGAACAACCATAAGGGACGGTATACTTAAAAATATGAGCCAAGAAAATCCTAATAACTTTTGGTATAAGCGTAAGGTTTTTTCATATGGATTTCCTTTGCCTAATGTTATCGAATATGAAGGTAAAAATACACCTGAAGAAGTCCTTCAGGTGTCAAATATAGTTGTTCTTAACGTCCATAAACTCCAAGAGAGATTAGATTCTTCATTAACAAATAAAGTTGATCCCGATTTCTTCGACTTTATAATAATTGATGAAGCACACCACTCCACAGCTGAGACGTGGGTAAATTGTTTAGAATACTTTAAAAATGCTAAAGTATTAAAACTAACAGGTACTCCATTTAGAACAGATGGAGTTAAAATAGCTGGTGAACTTATATACAAGTATCCTCTTAGTAGAGCAATGCATAATAATTACGTAAAAAGTCTTCAGAATATAAAATACGTACCTGGTGACCTTAAACTTACTATAGATAATGATAGTAGCAAAGAATACTCTGTTGATGAAATTTTAAATTTAGGATTAAGAGATCAGGATTGGATTACTAGAAGTGTTGCTTATTCACAAGAATGTTCAGAAAAAATCGTTGATGCTAGCATAGAGGCGTTAAATGAAAAATTAGCAACTAGTAATGATATTCCTCATAAAATAATAGCAATTGCATGTAGCATTACACATGCGCAACAGATAGCTTCACTTTATGAAAATAAAGGAATAAAAACAGCTGTTATTTATTCAGGTCTACCTTCTGAAACAAAGGATGAAATATTTAAATCTATTGATAATCATAGGGTACAAGCAGTTGTCAATGTTGCTATGTTAGGAGAAGGATATGATCATGAATATCTTTCAGTGGCAGCTATATTTAGACCGTTTAGATCTGAACTTCCATATGTACAATTTATAGGTAGAGTATTACGATTCATACATGAAGGTAATGAAAATGATAATATTGCTAAGATAATTTCCCATGAACACTTATATCTAGATAAGTTATGGGAAAAATACAAAAAGGAAATAAACGAAAGTGAAGTTATTAAAAATCTTAAGGAATATGATGAAATACTAGATACAGACTTTGGAGATGATGATGATGCAGGATTGCCTAAAGATCCAACTAGTACTCTTGAAGTTGGAAAGGTTATAGAATCAAATAGTCATACGCTTTATGTTGATAGTTACTTAGATACAGAGTTAATTAGGAGAAGTAAAAAGGCTGATGATGAACTTAACGAAAAAATCAAACTATTAGTAGAACAGTTTAATTTAACTGAAGATCAAGCGAGGGCTTTCGCAGCTCAAGCTCAAAATGCAAACCAAAATCTTAATCGACCTGACCTAATAGTTAAGAATAAAAAGAAGGACTTAGACTTGGTAATACGTGAAGAACTTGTTCCTAACTTAATTGTAAAGTATGAAATAGATCAAAGAGGAACAGATCTAAGAAACTGTGCTTTATTTACAGGTAAACTATGGTACCTAAAAAACAAAGCAAAAGATAACATTGCTATGCTTGCAATGTATTATAATGCTTATTTAAGAAATGAGATAGGATTACCTAGAGCAAAATGGCAAGACGATGATATTAATAGAGCTTTCGATTTACTACCTAATCTTAATAATTTTGTTGAAGGTGTGCTATCCACGTATTATAATAAACAGTAG
- a CDS encoding YHYH domain-containing protein has translation MKKKISALFIALTLLFGNSVVTISADAHSGRTDSRGGHRDNKNKSGLGSYHYHHGYGPHLHKNGKCPYKKK, from the coding sequence ATGAAGAAAAAAATATCGGCATTATTCATTGCGTTAACACTACTATTTGGTAATAGTGTAGTAACAATTTCAGCAGATGCTCACTCTGGAAGAACTGATTCAAGGGGTGGACATAGGGACAATAAAAATAAAAGCGGTCTAGGAAGTTACCATTACCACCATGGATATGGTCCTCATCTACATAAAAACGGTAAGTGCCCATATAAAAAGAAATAA
- a CDS encoding ImmA/IrrE family metallo-endopeptidase, with protein MDIHRIVKRLIKRYETRNPLTIAKELGIYIEYKNYTDDTKGYFINLLRNKFIVVNSNLNEHDQQIVLAHELGHAILHSSRGTCMIREYTLFPRGIHENEANKFAAELLIDETTISKEQLAEMSIDQLSCFFCTPQELISYKFDNYNDNIIKHYNYKN; from the coding sequence ATGGATATTCACCGAATTGTAAAAAGGCTTATTAAAAGGTATGAAACAAGAAACCCTTTAACTATAGCTAAAGAGCTTGGGATATATATAGAATACAAAAACTATACGGATGATACTAAAGGCTATTTTATTAACTTACTAAGGAATAAATTTATTGTAGTAAACTCGAATCTAAATGAACATGATCAGCAAATTGTATTGGCCCATGAACTTGGACATGCTATACTCCACTCTTCACGTGGTACATGCATGATAAGAGAATATACTCTCTTTCCTAGAGGAATACATGAAAATGAAGCTAATAAGTTTGCAGCTGAACTATTGATAGATGAAACTACGATAAGTAAAGAGCAACTAGCTGAAATGTCAATTGACCAGCTAAGTTGTTTTTTTTGCACTCCTCAAGAGTTAATTTCATACAAATTTGATAATTACAATGACAATATTATAAAACATTACAATTATAAAAATTAG
- a CDS encoding helix-turn-helix domain-containing protein: MLSSRLKELRREKDILQKDVAEKLNISTSAYGFYEQGKRTPDLTTLELLADFFNVSVDYLLGRTNNKNEVLIPEDYSSKHSVTKRDLNQLDDVLSNAEAFFMNDKVNDEDKEKVMRDIQELFWKAKDMNKEKYGRKKK, from the coding sequence ATGTTATCTAGTCGTCTTAAAGAACTTAGACGTGAAAAAGATATTTTACAGAAAGATGTTGCAGAAAAGCTTAATATTTCTACTAGTGCCTATGGTTTTTATGAACAGGGTAAACGTACTCCAGATCTTACAACCTTAGAACTATTAGCAGATTTTTTTAATGTTTCTGTTGACTATCTTTTGGGAAGAACAAATAACAAAAATGAAGTTCTTATACCTGAAGACTATAGTTCAAAACATTCAGTTACTAAAAGAGATCTTAATCAACTAGATGATGTTCTTAGTAACGCTGAAGCTTTCTTTATGAATGATAAAGTTAATGATGAAGATAAAGAAAAGGTTATGAGAGATATTCAAGAGCTATTTTGGAAAGCAAAAGATATGAATAAAGAAAAATACGGTAGAAAAAAGAAGTAG
- a CDS encoding helix-turn-helix transcriptional regulator codes for MNKTVRIHLIDLRNSIGLTQKQIAEKVGITTSYYGMIEQGVRTPKLDIAKKIAYIFNKKVEEIFFD; via the coding sequence ATGAATAAGACAGTTAGAATTCACTTAATAGACCTAAGAAATTCTATTGGACTAACACAGAAGCAGATTGCAGAAAAAGTTGGTATAACTACAAGTTATTACGGAATGATAGAGCAGGGTGTTCGTACTCCCAAGTTAGATATAGCAAAGAAGATAGCTTATATTTTTAATAAAAAAGTAGAAGAAATTTTTTTTGATTAG
- a CDS encoding helix-turn-helix transcriptional regulator — MSKDFENIYKTARELAGITQEEAASRIGVSWRSVSNYETFTTIPRDEVVDVMVRVYGTPWLAYMHFKHNTLLGRKYLPSIDIGDLAKAVLRFQKEMADVREITPTMIEVACDGVIDKSEQEKWDKVTREVLEFIGAGISVIYSKC, encoded by the coding sequence TTGAGTAAGGACTTTGAGAACATCTATAAGACAGCTAGGGAGCTTGCAGGTATTACACAGGAGGAGGCAGCATCAAGGATAGGTGTATCATGGCGTTCAGTTTCTAATTATGAAACATTTACAACTATTCCAAGAGATGAAGTTGTTGATGTGATGGTAAGAGTATATGGAACTCCATGGCTTGCCTATATGCATTTCAAGCACAATACACTTCTTGGAAGAAAATATCTACCGAGCATTGATATAGGAGATTTAGCTAAGGCTGTACTTAGGTTTCAGAAAGAAATGGCTGATGTTAGAGAAATAACTCCTACAATGATTGAGGTAGCTTGCGATGGTGTAATAGATAAAAGTGAGCAAGAGAAGTGGGATAAGGTAACAAGAGAAGTCCTAGAATTTATTGGTGCTGGAATATCTGTAATATATTCTAAGTGCTAA
- a CDS encoding DnaD domain-containing protein — protein MSKILFDENPLVIDTTLAKVIGLNEAIIVQQIHYWLEINKKKALNFIDGKYWTYNSIKKWHEEHFSFWVEKTVKRTFSSLVEKGLLITANYNKSKFDKSLWYSIDYEKLSEIVKNFNENKEDSRLGQNVPIGEDKKSQSKGTKSPNGEGQIDQMEEDNLTQPIPETYTETSTEISTETSSSSSSEGGNDDDGIPRESDFNNSDFQEIINCFNNNIHPVTPMEAQKLSSWHEDVEKEVIIYSIESAVMYNARNMGYISKVFNNLINAGVKTKEGLEAYIRDFEDKKNRKNIGQGKEVQKPNDEYAPDIKKLIESQREKSKELVEKYKDWTPPNYDEVNNNEQGIFDRSID, from the coding sequence GTGAGTAAGATTTTATTTGATGAAAACCCACTTGTAATTGATACTACGCTTGCAAAGGTTATAGGTCTTAATGAAGCAATAATAGTTCAGCAGATTCACTACTGGTTAGAGATAAACAAGAAAAAAGCACTTAATTTTATAGATGGGAAGTACTGGACCTATAACAGTATAAAAAAGTGGCATGAGGAGCACTTTTCATTTTGGGTAGAAAAAACAGTAAAAAGAACCTTTAGTAGCTTAGTTGAAAAAGGTTTACTAATAACAGCTAACTATAATAAATCAAAATTTGATAAGTCTTTATGGTATAGCATTGACTATGAAAAACTAAGCGAAATAGTTAAAAACTTTAATGAAAATAAAGAGGACAGTCGATTGGGACAAAATGTCCCAATCGGAGAGGACAAAAAGTCCCAATCCAAAGGGACAAAAAGTCCTAATGGAGAAGGACAAATTGACCAAATGGAGGAGGACAATTTGACCCAACCTATACCAGAGACTTACACAGAGACTTCTACAGAGATTTCTACAGAGACTTCATCATCATCTTCATCAGAAGGGGGAAATGATGATGATGGTATTCCTAGGGAAAGTGATTTTAACAATTCTGATTTTCAAGAAATCATAAATTGCTTTAATAACAACATTCATCCAGTGACCCCTATGGAAGCACAAAAATTATCGTCATGGCATGAAGATGTGGAGAAGGAAGTTATTATTTACTCAATTGAATCAGCAGTGATGTATAACGCAAGAAACATGGGGTATATAAGCAAGGTGTTTAATAACTTGATAAACGCAGGAGTTAAGACAAAAGAAGGACTAGAGGCATACATAAGAGATTTTGAAGATAAGAAAAATAGAAAGAACATAGGACAAGGGAAAGAAGTACAAAAGCCTAATGACGAATATGCTCCAGACATTAAGAAACTTATAGAAAGTCAAAGGGAGAAATCAAAGGAACTTGTAGAAAAATACAAGGATTGGACTCCTCCTAACTATGATGAGGTGAATAACAATGAACAAGGTATTTTTGATAGGTCGATTGACTAG
- a CDS encoding single-stranded DNA-binding protein, which yields MNKVFLIGRLTRDPELRFTPGSGLAVTTFSLAVDRSYVSQNGQREADFINIVCWRKLAELVANNLSKGRLVGISGSIQTRKYQAQDGSNRYVTEVVADEVKFLDWPKGASGVEGNTSSNPGYGEFFPTDDTEIPF from the coding sequence ATGAACAAGGTATTTTTGATAGGTCGATTGACTAGAGATCCTGAGCTTAGATTTACTCCAGGGAGTGGACTTGCTGTTACTACTTTTTCATTAGCAGTAGACAGAAGCTATGTTAGTCAAAATGGTCAAAGGGAAGCTGATTTTATAAATATAGTTTGTTGGAGAAAGCTTGCAGAGCTTGTAGCTAATAACTTGTCAAAGGGTAGGTTAGTAGGTATTTCAGGTAGCATACAAACTAGAAAGTATCAAGCACAAGATGGAAGCAACAGATACGTAACAGAGGTGGTTGCAGATGAAGTTAAGTTCCTAGATTGGCCAAAAGGAGCTTCAGGAGTAGAGGGGAATACATCCAGTAATCCAGGTTATGGCGAGTTCTTCCCTACAGATGATACAGAGATACCGTTTTAG
- a CDS encoding YopX family protein, translated as MPKDIKFRAWDKEEQEMIDHDDLQQKDGDCWCVYNIITHAVNEDDDLVFMQYTGRKDKNGKEIYEGDIVEGGFMNPLTNKFISKKYLIVYNSNGGYYKGELIGSTPYGDTWLQFIEGEVIGNIYEHPSLFKEVTE; from the coding sequence GTGCCTAAAGATATTAAGTTTAGAGCGTGGGATAAAGAAGAACAGGAAATGATAGACCATGACGACTTACAGCAAAAAGATGGTGATTGTTGGTGTGTCTATAACATAATTACTCATGCAGTGAATGAAGATGATGATTTAGTATTTATGCAATATACAGGTCGTAAGGATAAGAATGGTAAAGAGATTTATGAAGGCGATATTGTAGAAGGTGGATTTATGAATCCTTTGACCAATAAATTTATAAGTAAAAAATACTTAATTGTATATAACTCAAATGGGGGATATTACAAAGGAGAATTAATAGGGAGTACGCCTTATGGTGATACATGGCTTCAATTTATAGAGGGTGAAGTTATAGGTAACATTTACGAACATCCTAGCCTATTTAAAGAAGTTACAGAGTAG
- a CDS encoding DUF722 domain-containing protein translates to MKIVTDLYKRTEGVLYNYNKIKREIKNLIIEIDSIKNSFKGCSSIEYTEKTGVTHKVGSVVEDEVLEKERLLHKLTSELVSKQNLIQKIDNVIEDLEEDKKFILEHKYLCTNKKMTWQQIGIMLNVDGSNCCKMRRELINEIADCIWISEKYQIDTKIDQRFTQNNQTITKNVV, encoded by the coding sequence ATGAAAATAGTAACGGACCTATATAAAAGAACTGAGGGAGTACTTTATAACTACAATAAAATAAAAAGAGAAATTAAGAACCTTATTATTGAAATAGACTCAATTAAAAATAGTTTCAAAGGTTGTTCATCTATAGAATACACAGAGAAAACAGGAGTAACACATAAAGTAGGTAGTGTAGTTGAAGATGAAGTCCTAGAAAAAGAAAGGTTATTGCACAAGTTAACATCAGAGCTAGTATCTAAGCAAAATCTTATTCAAAAGATTGATAATGTCATAGAGGACTTAGAAGAAGATAAAAAGTTTATACTAGAGCACAAATACTTATGCACAAATAAGAAAATGACATGGCAACAAATAGGTATAATGTTAAATGTAGATGGGAGCAACTGCTGCAAAATGAGAAGGGAATTGATTAATGAGATAGCAGATTGTATTTGGATAAGTGAAAAATACCAAATTGATACCAAGATTGACCAAAGATTTACCCAAAATAACCAAACAATTACCAAAAATGTGGTGTAA
- a CDS encoding tyrosine-type recombinase/integrase, whose protein sequence is MKADPILDVERITDISDYLKVRNKRDYVLFSIGIYTGLRIQDILELRVRDVKTDNGKIKAYINKKDTNMDVEVNDELKMILKDYIKDKKDYEYLFKSRQGANKHISRQRAYDILSRAGKEFGIRISPHSLRKTFARILFVMSNQDITIPMQALGHTTPEQTRKYIGVTEAVVNSYIQKINLKGNNRKSKCI, encoded by the coding sequence GTGAAAGCAGATCCAATACTTGATGTAGAAAGAATAACAGATATATCTGATTATTTAAAAGTAAGAAACAAAAGAGACTATGTATTATTTTCTATAGGTATTTATACAGGGCTAAGAATACAGGATATATTAGAACTTAGAGTGAGAGATGTTAAAACTGATAATGGGAAGATAAAAGCCTACATCAATAAGAAAGACACTAACATGGATGTAGAAGTAAATGATGAGCTTAAGATGATACTCAAGGACTACATTAAAGATAAGAAGGATTATGAGTATCTATTCAAGTCAAGGCAGGGAGCTAACAAACATATATCAAGACAAAGAGCCTATGACATATTAAGTAGAGCAGGCAAGGAGTTTGGTATAAGGATATCCCCCCACAGTCTAAGAAAGACATTTGCAAGAATACTGTTTGTAATGAGCAACCAAGATATTACAATACCAATGCAAGCCTTAGGACATACTACACCAGAACAAACAAGAAAGTATATAGGAGTAACTGAAGCAGTAGTTAACAGTTACATACAAAAGATAAATCTAAAGGGAAATAATCGGAAGTCTAAATGTATTTGA
- a CDS encoding phage terminase large subunit family protein encodes MRILTRNMKKIRNRTLTLFKNISSILAPPPVLTISEWADNYRMLSSEASAEAGRWRTDRAPYQRGMMDAISDNSVETVVIKSSAQVGKSEILLNTIGYYIDYDPSPILLLQPTVDGAKDFSKDRIATMVRDTPAITEKVSDSKAKDSNNTILHKIFPGGHLTLVGANSPAGLASRPIRVLLADEVDRYPVSAGSEGDPLALAEKRTKTFWNKKKVYVSTPTERGVSRIEFEFEDSTQEEWCLPCPCCGRYQPLVWAQIKFDDVTMECKFCKERFKEHEWKAQEGKWVVGNPNASESKRGFHINALASPWERWDTIIKEFKIAKKDKEKLKTWVNTTLGESWEDDEGESTDENTLIKRRETYNAELPEDVLVLTAGVDVQDNRLELEVVGWGVDKENWGIEYKTFYGDLGQSAIWNQLDEYLMKDLYFNDGSSLKISCICIDSGGHYTDEVYKFTKGKEHRRIFAIKGYGGDKPFIGKPSRNNRYKVALFPIGVDLGKENIFLRLKTEFEGPGYSHFPTETEKGYDEVYFKGLCSEKRVLTHTKGVSSFKWIKKSGRRNEPLDVRNYANAAYEILNPNVDMLQKLKRKGDYYSQSPIKGTKKVVKKRRMISKGV; translated from the coding sequence GTGAGGATTTTGACCAGAAACATGAAGAAGATAAGGAATAGAACCTTAACTTTATTTAAAAACATATCTAGTATATTGGCACCACCTCCAGTATTAACTATAAGTGAGTGGGCAGATAACTATCGTATGCTTTCAAGTGAAGCAAGTGCAGAGGCTGGAAGATGGAGAACTGACAGAGCACCTTATCAAAGGGGCATGATGGATGCAATAAGTGATAATAGTGTAGAAACAGTAGTAATAAAATCATCTGCACAAGTAGGGAAATCTGAAATACTCCTTAATACAATAGGTTATTACATAGATTATGATCCCTCACCTATTCTTTTATTACAGCCTACAGTTGATGGAGCTAAGGACTTTTCTAAAGACCGCATAGCAACAATGGTTAGGGATACACCAGCAATAACTGAAAAAGTAAGTGATTCTAAGGCAAAGGATAGTAACAATACTATACTTCATAAGATATTCCCAGGAGGACATTTAACTTTAGTTGGGGCAAATTCTCCAGCGGGTCTTGCAAGTAGACCAATTAGGGTACTCCTTGCTGATGAGGTTGATAGATATCCAGTATCAGCGGGAAGTGAAGGTGATCCTTTGGCACTTGCTGAAAAAAGAACAAAAACTTTCTGGAATAAGAAGAAGGTATATGTATCAACTCCAACAGAAAGAGGAGTATCGAGAATAGAGTTTGAGTTCGAGGATAGTACACAGGAAGAGTGGTGTTTACCTTGCCCATGTTGTGGAAGGTATCAGCCTTTAGTGTGGGCTCAAATCAAATTTGATGATGTAACTATGGAGTGTAAGTTTTGTAAGGAACGCTTTAAGGAACATGAATGGAAGGCACAGGAAGGTAAATGGGTTGTAGGTAATCCTAATGCATCTGAAAGTAAAAGAGGGTTTCATATTAATGCCTTGGCTTCACCTTGGGAAAGATGGGATACAATTATCAAGGAATTTAAAATAGCTAAAAAGGATAAGGAAAAGCTTAAAACTTGGGTTAATACAACTCTTGGTGAGTCATGGGAAGATGATGAAGGTGAAAGTACAGATGAAAACACTTTAATCAAAAGAAGAGAAACATACAATGCAGAGCTTCCAGAGGATGTTTTAGTTTTAACTGCAGGTGTTGACGTTCAAGATAACAGACTAGAACTTGAAGTTGTAGGATGGGGAGTAGATAAAGAGAATTGGGGAATAGAGTATAAAACCTTCTATGGTGATTTAGGCCAATCGGCTATATGGAATCAGCTTGATGAGTATCTTATGAAAGATCTCTACTTCAATGATGGTAGCTCATTAAAAATATCATGTATATGTATTGACTCAGGGGGACATTACACAGATGAAGTATATAAGTTTACTAAGGGTAAAGAACATAGAAGAATATTCGCTATAAAAGGCTATGGAGGAGACAAGCCCTTTATAGGGAAACCTTCAAGAAACAATAGATATAAGGTGGCATTATTCCCTATAGGTGTTGATTTAGGGAAGGAAAATATTTTCTTAAGACTTAAAACAGAATTTGAAGGTCCAGGATATAGCCATTTCCCAACTGAAACAGAAAAGGGATATGATGAGGTATATTTTAAGGGTCTTTGTAGTGAAAAAAGGGTGCTAACACATACGAAGGGAGTATCTAGTTTTAAGTGGATTAAGAAATCAGGTAGAAGAAATGAGCCGCTAGATGTTAGAAATTATGCTAATGCAGCATATGAAATACTAAATCCTAATGTAGATATGTTACAAAAGTTAAAAAGAAAAGGTGATTATTATAGTCAATCACCTATAAAAGGAACTAAAAAAGTAGTGAAGAAGAGAAGAATGATATCAAAAGGGGTGTAA
- a CDS encoding DUF6148 family protein: protein MGAWTLEVARNHLNAWLEAEIAVSTGQSYQIGSRQLQRANLGQIKEQIRFWKNEVEKLERKSRRGGTNRVMGVIPRDF from the coding sequence ATGGGAGCATGGACATTAGAAGTAGCTAGAAATCACTTAAATGCATGGTTAGAAGCTGAAATTGCAGTATCAACAGGACAAAGCTATCAAATAGGTTCAAGACAACTTCAAAGGGCCAATCTAGGGCAAATAAAAGAACAAATTAGGTTTTGGAAAAATGAAGTTGAGAAATTAGAAAGAAAATCTAGAAGAGGTGGAACCAATAGGGTAATGGGAGTCATTCCAAGAGACTTTTAG